The following are from one region of the Brienomyrus brachyistius isolate T26 chromosome 13, BBRACH_0.4, whole genome shotgun sequence genome:
- the LOC125705817 gene encoding GTP-binding protein RAD-like isoform X1, translating to MHIFNCISWKTSTKFAIPIMTLNKGNKLRNTEKKRNTVPFSGYHQSRHKRSLTADSGINSELLGRQAAVLRSDALEPFSSSRPEGHVHKVVLLGEHGVGKSCLAQIFGQVEDGHDCDEAGGMYNRCIVVDEEEATILLYDAEQENSQWQREQCLRMGDAYIIVYSVTDKTSFEKASELRIQLRSARQTDNIPIILVGNKSDLVRSREVSVDEGRACAMVFDCKFIETSASLNHNVQELFEGIVRQIRLRQDSKEQNARRQATCRRHESVSKKAKRFIRQIVARKNKKMAFKQKSKSCHDLSVL from the exons ATGCATATCTTTAATTGCATTTCTTGGAAGACATCGACTAAATTTGCT ATCCCAATCATGACTCTTAACAAAGGCAATAAGCTGCGGAATACGGAGAAAAAGAGGAATACCGTTCCTTTTTCGGGATACCATCAAAGTCGCCACAAAAGAAGCCTCACCGCGGACAGCGGTATAAACTCCGAGCTCttgggcaggcaggcagctgtGCTTCGGAGCGATGCCCTGGAGCCGTTCAGCAGCAGTCGCCCCGAAGGACACGTGCACAAGGTCGTTCTCCTGGGTGAACATGGCGTTGGCAAGTCCTGTCTCGCACAGATTTTCGGGCAAGTTGAGGACGGGCACGACTGCGACGAAGCAG GAGGCATGTATAACCGGTGCATTGTTGTGGATGAAGAAGAAGCcacaattttattatatgacgCAGAGCAG GAAAACAGCCAATGGCAGAGAGAGCAGTGTCTGCGCATGGGAGATGCCTATATCATTGTATATTCAGTCACGGACAAGACCAGTTTCGAGAAGGCGTCCGAACTGCGTATCCAGCTGCGCAGTGCTAGGCAAACAGACAACATCCCCATTATTTTGGTGGGGAACAAGAGTGACCTGGTTCGTTCCAGAGAGGTTTCTGTGGatg AGGGCAGAGCTTGCGCCATGGTCTTTGACTGCAAGTTCATAGAGACGTCAGCCTCACTGAACCACAACGTGCAGGAGCTGTTCGAGGGCATCGTGAGGCAGATCCGGCTGCGCCAAGACAGCAAGGAGCAGAACGCCCGGCGGCAggccacctgtaggaggcatgAGAGCGTCAGCAAGAAAGCCAAGCGCTTCATTCGTCAGATAGTTGCCAGAAAGAACAAGAAAATGGCCTTCAAGCAGAAGTCAAAGTCCTGCCATGACCTCAGTGTCCTTTAA
- the LOC125705817 gene encoding GTP-binding protein RAD-like isoform X2, with the protein MTLNKGNKLRNTEKKRNTVPFSGYHQSRHKRSLTADSGINSELLGRQAAVLRSDALEPFSSSRPEGHVHKVVLLGEHGVGKSCLAQIFGQVEDGHDCDEAGGMYNRCIVVDEEEATILLYDAEQENSQWQREQCLRMGDAYIIVYSVTDKTSFEKASELRIQLRSARQTDNIPIILVGNKSDLVRSREVSVDEGRACAMVFDCKFIETSASLNHNVQELFEGIVRQIRLRQDSKEQNARRQATCRRHESVSKKAKRFIRQIVARKNKKMAFKQKSKSCHDLSVL; encoded by the exons ATGACTCTTAACAAAGGCAATAAGCTGCGGAATACGGAGAAAAAGAGGAATACCGTTCCTTTTTCGGGATACCATCAAAGTCGCCACAAAAGAAGCCTCACCGCGGACAGCGGTATAAACTCCGAGCTCttgggcaggcaggcagctgtGCTTCGGAGCGATGCCCTGGAGCCGTTCAGCAGCAGTCGCCCCGAAGGACACGTGCACAAGGTCGTTCTCCTGGGTGAACATGGCGTTGGCAAGTCCTGTCTCGCACAGATTTTCGGGCAAGTTGAGGACGGGCACGACTGCGACGAAGCAG GAGGCATGTATAACCGGTGCATTGTTGTGGATGAAGAAGAAGCcacaattttattatatgacgCAGAGCAG GAAAACAGCCAATGGCAGAGAGAGCAGTGTCTGCGCATGGGAGATGCCTATATCATTGTATATTCAGTCACGGACAAGACCAGTTTCGAGAAGGCGTCCGAACTGCGTATCCAGCTGCGCAGTGCTAGGCAAACAGACAACATCCCCATTATTTTGGTGGGGAACAAGAGTGACCTGGTTCGTTCCAGAGAGGTTTCTGTGGatg AGGGCAGAGCTTGCGCCATGGTCTTTGACTGCAAGTTCATAGAGACGTCAGCCTCACTGAACCACAACGTGCAGGAGCTGTTCGAGGGCATCGTGAGGCAGATCCGGCTGCGCCAAGACAGCAAGGAGCAGAACGCCCGGCGGCAggccacctgtaggaggcatgAGAGCGTCAGCAAGAAAGCCAAGCGCTTCATTCGTCAGATAGTTGCCAGAAAGAACAAGAAAATGGCCTTCAAGCAGAAGTCAAAGTCCTGCCATGACCTCAGTGTCCTTTAA